A part of Sulfurimonas sp. HSL-1716 genomic DNA contains:
- a CDS encoding uracil-DNA glycosylase: MSVMQRVNCRRCIYYYVTWNSSQPHGCKAYGFKSKMIPSMVVKQSSGVECSFFRQKPAPSPK, translated from the coding sequence ATGAGTGTTATGCAGCGTGTCAATTGCAGAAGATGTATCTACTACTATGTTACCTGGAACTCTTCGCAGCCCCATGGGTGCAAAGCGTACGGATTCAAATCCAAGATGATCCCTTCAATGGTGGTAAAACAGAGCAGCGGGGTCGAATGTTCGTTTTTCAGACAGAAGCCTGCGCCTTCTCCCAAATAA
- a CDS encoding PatB family C-S lyase — MKYDFFVSSNREGTNAEKYVLREKLFGRSDLIPMWVADMDIDTPPFIIEALKKRLEHPNFGYEEAPSSMYKAQIKWMKKHHGISFEEKDMLYSHSVVASINAAIEAFSGEGDKIIVQTPVYPPFFKSVVRHNRKVLFNPLKREEDGMYVFDLDDLLSKIDKDTKLLLLCSPHNPVGRVWKREELEKIAQICLKHNIVVFSDEIHSDLVYAPNKHIPFASLGEDVRNITLTALGAGKSFNLAGFAISTVAISNENLREKFKKVYDNIHFAQGTILGHTATQSAYSEGEEWLGELKTHLMKNISLLSDICKKYNDKISFIVPEGTYLAWLDCSKMGFSDKELRDFFVNKAGLGLSSGISFSKEGSGFMRLNFAVSAQIMKKAMKQLDEALGEVL; from the coding sequence ATGAAATACGATTTTTTTGTATCTTCAAATAGAGAAGGGACGAATGCCGAAAAATATGTTCTAAGAGAAAAACTTTTCGGCAGGAGCGATCTCATCCCTATGTGGGTTGCGGATATGGATATAGATACGCCTCCTTTTATCATAGAAGCCTTGAAAAAGCGGCTCGAGCACCCTAACTTCGGATATGAAGAGGCCCCTTCGTCTATGTATAAAGCGCAGATAAAGTGGATGAAAAAGCATCACGGCATCAGTTTTGAAGAGAAGGATATGCTTTATTCTCATTCGGTCGTAGCAAGCATTAATGCGGCCATTGAAGCCTTTAGCGGCGAGGGTGACAAGATAATCGTACAGACACCCGTCTACCCTCCGTTTTTTAAGAGCGTGGTCCGTCATAACAGAAAAGTTCTGTTTAACCCTTTGAAAAGAGAGGAAGACGGAATGTATGTTTTTGATCTAGACGACCTGCTTTCAAAGATAGACAAAGACACGAAACTTCTGCTTTTGTGCTCTCCGCATAATCCGGTAGGGCGGGTCTGGAAAAGAGAGGAACTTGAAAAGATCGCGCAGATATGTCTCAAACATAACATCGTTGTTTTTTCCGACGAGATACACAGCGACCTTGTATATGCGCCTAACAAACATATCCCTTTTGCAAGTCTCGGCGAAGATGTAAGGAATATCACGTTGACGGCCCTCGGCGCGGGAAAAAGTTTTAATCTTGCAGGGTTTGCCATAAGCACAGTTGCGATCTCTAATGAAAATTTGAGGGAAAAATTTAAAAAAGTATATGACAATATACATTTCGCCCAAGGAACGATACTCGGGCATACGGCTACACAAAGTGCGTACAGTGAGGGTGAAGAGTGGCTCGGCGAATTAAAGACGCATCTTATGAAAAATATTTCGCTTTTAAGTGATATTTGCAAGAAATATAATGATAAAATCTCATTTATCGTTCCCGAAGGTACCTATTTGGCATGGCTGGATTGTTCTAAAATGGGATTTAGCGACAAAGAGCTAAGAGATTTTTTTGTAAATAAAGCCGGGCTCGGTCTGTCTTCTGGCATCTCCTTTTCAAAAGAGGGAAGCGGATTTATGAGGTTGAACTTTGCAGTATCCGCGCAGATAATGAAAAAGGCCATGAAACAGTTAGATGAAGCATTGGGGGAGGTTCTATGA
- the ovoA gene encoding 5-histidylcysteine sulfoxide synthase: protein MNRYYSYPPTLTDDGDKREEIRRYFHNSYDMFEKVFDLLKDESVFYRQSEPSRHPMIFYFGHTAAFFINKLVIAGIIKERINPEFESIFAIGVDEMVWDDLDEEHYRWPKVSEVRQYRDKVREVVDALITDLPLTLPIKWEDPFWIILMGIEHERIHIETSSVLHRQMPIEFIKEVKEFDIFDDGREDFPLNAMVDIKGAALRLGKDFNHHLYGWDNEYGTFMCGVDDFKVSKFLVSNGEFLEFVKSGGYEDETLWDEEGLKFLQIRGAKYPPFWVKTETGFKYRTISRIVDMPKNWPVDVNALEAQAYCRYISRRDGITYSLPSEAQWYRLYEHAGLKDVPSFDDKNANINLSHHLSSCSVDRFSFNGVYDVVGNVWQWTDTPIDGFSGFKIHNAYDDFSTPTFDGKHNLIKGGSFISTGNEIMKHARYAFRRHFYQHAGFRYVVNSMQNDEKKTDIYESDELVSQYCEFQYGDEYFGVENFALACVKQASAYIKNRTKALDLGCATGRSSFELAAYFDEVEGVDFSARFISVATRLKEEGYIAYRSKEEGDLYSLKRTTLKELGYENVKDKVSFWQGDACNLKPNLNSYDLIMATNLIDRLYDPGLFLQTIGTRLNKDGLLILTSPYTWQESSTAKELWLGGYKDGFGNEIRTIDNLKKILAEKFEFIDMREIPFVIKETARKYQHTISQMSVWKKR, encoded by the coding sequence TTGAACAGATATTACAGTTATCCTCCTACACTGACGGACGATGGCGATAAACGTGAAGAGATACGCAGGTATTTTCATAACAGTTATGATATGTTTGAAAAGGTTTTTGACCTTTTAAAAGATGAAAGTGTCTTTTACAGGCAATCCGAGCCCTCCCGCCATCCTATGATATTTTATTTCGGTCATACCGCAGCCTTTTTTATAAACAAGCTTGTGATTGCGGGGATCATCAAAGAGCGGATCAATCCCGAATTTGAATCGATCTTTGCCATCGGCGTGGACGAGATGGTTTGGGATGATCTTGACGAAGAGCATTACAGATGGCCCAAAGTAAGCGAAGTACGACAATACAGAGACAAAGTAAGAGAAGTCGTCGATGCTCTTATCACCGACCTTCCCCTTACATTGCCCATAAAATGGGAAGATCCTTTTTGGATCATACTGATGGGCATCGAACATGAGCGCATACACATAGAGACATCTTCGGTCCTTCACCGTCAGATGCCCATAGAGTTTATAAAAGAGGTAAAAGAGTTCGATATCTTTGATGACGGACGGGAAGATTTTCCTTTAAATGCCATGGTAGACATCAAGGGTGCTGCGCTGCGGCTTGGAAAAGATTTCAATCATCATCTGTACGGCTGGGATAACGAATACGGAACGTTTATGTGCGGAGTAGATGATTTTAAAGTCTCGAAGTTTCTGGTAAGCAACGGTGAATTTTTGGAGTTTGTAAAAAGCGGCGGTTATGAGGATGAGACGCTTTGGGATGAAGAGGGTTTGAAATTCCTGCAGATAAGAGGTGCGAAATATCCTCCTTTTTGGGTCAAAACAGAGACAGGCTTTAAATACAGGACTATAAGCAGGATCGTAGATATGCCAAAGAACTGGCCTGTCGACGTTAACGCTCTTGAAGCGCAGGCGTATTGCAGGTATATCTCCAGACGCGACGGCATTACATATTCGCTGCCGAGCGAAGCTCAATGGTACAGACTTTATGAGCATGCCGGATTGAAAGACGTACCGAGCTTTGATGATAAAAATGCCAATATCAACCTTTCTCATCATCTTTCCTCCTGCAGTGTGGACAGATTCTCTTTTAACGGCGTTTATGACGTCGTGGGCAATGTATGGCAGTGGACGGATACGCCTATAGACGGATTTAGCGGCTTTAAAATTCATAATGCCTATGACGATTTCTCTACTCCTACGTTTGACGGCAAGCATAATCTCATAAAGGGCGGTTCCTTCATAAGTACAGGAAATGAGATCATGAAGCATGCCCGTTATGCCTTTAGAAGACATTTTTATCAGCATGCGGGTTTTAGATATGTCGTAAACTCTATGCAAAACGATGAGAAAAAAACGGATATATATGAAAGTGACGAGCTTGTATCCCAGTACTGCGAGTTTCAATACGGAGACGAATATTTCGGAGTAGAAAATTTTGCCCTTGCCTGCGTAAAACAAGCTTCGGCATATATAAAAAACAGGACAAAAGCATTGGATCTAGGATGTGCGACGGGAAGAAGCTCTTTTGAACTTGCGGCTTATTTCGATGAGGTCGAAGGGGTTGATTTTTCTGCCCGTTTCATCTCCGTGGCTACAAGATTGAAAGAGGAAGGGTACATAGCGTATCGTTCAAAAGAGGAGGGTGATCTCTACAGTTTAAAAAGAACCACTCTCAAAGAGCTGGGCTATGAAAATGTAAAAGATAAAGTGAGTTTCTGGCAGGGTGATGCCTGCAATCTTAAACCCAATCTGAACTCTTATGACCTTATTATGGCGACAAACCTTATCGACAGACTTTATGATCCTGGACTCTTTTTGCAAACGATCGGTACGAGATTGAACAAAGACGGGCTATTGATCTTGACCTCACCTTATACATGGCAGGAGAGTTCTACGGCTAAAGAGCTTTGGCTCGGCGGATACAAAGACGGCTTTGGCAACGAGATACGAACCATCGATAATCTTAAAAAGATCCTTGCCGAAAAATTTGAGTTCATAGATATGCGGGAGATCCCTTTCGTTATAAAAGAAACGGCTAGAAAATATCAGCATACGATCTCGCAGATGAGCGTGTGGAAAAAAAGATGA
- the dxs gene encoding 1-deoxy-D-xylulose-5-phosphate synthase gives MDIKSYNIEQLNRLCKDIRERILEVVSKNGGHLSSTLGATELIVAMHKVFDSSKDPFIFDVSHQAYAHKLLTGRWKEFDTLREFDGISGYTKPSESSDDYFVAGHSSTSISLGIGAAKAIALKGEQNERVPVIMIGDGSMTAGMVYEALNELGERKYPMIIILNDNEMSIASPIGAVSRMLSSAMASPFYQKFKKRTEQFVDNFGDGARYIAKRLEESLKLITPGIMFEEMGIDYIGPVDGHDLKSIIDILERAKGMKKPVIIHAQTLKGKGYEIAEGKHERWHGVGPFNIESGDSYKKSPAKSATQIYTEALLHAAAHNDKIVGVTAAMPSGTGLSELMEKYPERFWDVAIAEQHAVTSMAAMAKEGFKPFCTIYSTFLQRGYDQIIHDVCLMGVPVVFALDRAGIVGEDGETHQGAFDISFLRAIPNMTLLAPYDERSFHQAVGFASTYDRPCAIRYPRGSFMECELPDSAHFELGKSQLLNSGEGDILFIGYGNGVGRAYQTMKLLEREISLLDLRFVKPLDTVMLRDLAKKHTKWFVFSDSSKAGGVGSAILEFLSEEGISDVEVVSFEYEDDFIKHGNTSLVEKSLGIRPEQLAEKVKSTLKKD, from the coding sequence ATAGATATAAAATCGTACAATATAGAACAGTTAAATAGATTATGTAAAGATATCAGAGAAAGAATTTTAGAGGTTGTCAGTAAAAACGGCGGGCATCTGAGCTCGACACTGGGTGCGACCGAGCTCATAGTCGCAATGCATAAAGTTTTTGATTCGTCAAAAGATCCTTTTATCTTTGATGTCTCCCATCAGGCATATGCGCATAAATTGCTTACCGGCCGCTGGAAAGAGTTTGACACGCTCAGAGAGTTTGACGGAATCAGCGGATATACAAAACCGTCTGAAAGCAGCGATGATTATTTTGTCGCGGGACACAGCTCTACATCTATATCGCTTGGTATCGGCGCAGCAAAAGCCATCGCTCTTAAAGGGGAGCAGAACGAAAGAGTTCCCGTCATTATGATAGGAGACGGCTCTATGACCGCGGGAATGGTTTACGAAGCGCTAAACGAGCTTGGAGAAAGAAAGTATCCGATGATCATCATTTTAAACGATAACGAGATGAGCATTGCATCTCCGATAGGTGCAGTCAGCCGCATGCTGAGTTCGGCGATGGCATCTCCGTTTTATCAAAAGTTTAAAAAAAGAACAGAGCAGTTCGTAGACAATTTCGGTGACGGCGCGAGATATATAGCAAAAAGGCTTGAAGAATCTTTGAAATTGATCACACCGGGGATCATGTTTGAAGAGATGGGCATAGATTATATAGGACCCGTTGACGGGCATGACCTAAAATCTATCATCGATATCCTAGAACGCGCAAAAGGGATGAAAAAACCCGTTATCATCCATGCACAGACCTTAAAAGGCAAAGGTTACGAGATTGCCGAAGGCAAACATGAGAGATGGCACGGTGTAGGGCCTTTTAATATCGAAAGCGGTGACAGTTATAAAAAATCACCCGCAAAATCAGCGACTCAGATATATACCGAAGCACTTTTGCATGCAGCGGCGCATAACGACAAGATCGTGGGTGTCACGGCTGCTATGCCGAGCGGAACGGGATTAAGCGAACTGATGGAGAAATATCCGGAACGTTTTTGGGATGTTGCCATTGCCGAACAGCATGCGGTCACATCGATGGCGGCGATGGCAAAAGAGGGTTTTAAACCTTTTTGTACCATCTACTCTACATTTTTACAGCGCGGTTATGATCAGATCATCCATGATGTCTGTCTGATGGGCGTACCGGTAGTATTTGCTCTTGACCGTGCCGGAATAGTCGGTGAAGACGGCGAGACCCATCAGGGAGCTTTTGATATCAGTTTTTTAAGAGCAATACCCAATATGACCCTGCTGGCACCTTATGATGAGAGATCCTTTCATCAAGCCGTAGGTTTTGCCTCGACGTATGATCGTCCATGCGCCATCCGTTATCCAAGGGGATCTTTTATGGAGTGCGAACTGCCCGATTCCGCTCATTTTGAACTCGGAAAATCCCAGCTTCTTAACAGTGGCGAGGGCGACATACTCTTCATAGGCTACGGTAACGGCGTGGGACGCGCATACCAGACCATGAAACTGCTTGAGAGAGAAATTTCGCTGCTGGATCTGCGTTTTGTAAAACCGCTTGATACGGTGATGCTGCGGGATTTGGCCAAGAAGCATACGAAGTGGTTCGTCTTCAGCGACAGTTCAAAAGCGGGCGGAGTGGGCAGCGCTATTTTAGAGTTTTTGTCCGAAGAGGGGATCTCTGATGTCGAAGTAGTAAGTTTTGAATATGAAGACGATTTCATAAAACACGGCAACACGTCTTTAGTGGAAAAATCTCTTGGTATCCGTCCCGAACAGCTTGCAGAAAAAGTAAAGAGTACATTGAAAAAGGATTGA
- a CDS encoding pyridoxamine 5'-phosphate oxidase family protein, whose product MNKHLEKIVSFLEKHHTLSLATCKEGAPSSCTLFYAYDKEKNAFIVASDRKTKHIQNVLSNPKVSGSVHLETDIVGKIQGVQFEGVMLTCEDEAKSYFKRFPYALAMNPTLWRIEVEYFKMTDNNLGFGKKLIWEKAQASV is encoded by the coding sequence ATGAACAAGCATTTAGAAAAGATCGTCTCTTTTTTAGAGAAACATCATACCCTTTCGCTCGCTACATGCAAAGAGGGTGCACCCTCTTCATGTACCCTTTTTTATGCTTATGATAAAGAGAAGAACGCTTTCATCGTGGCGTCGGATAGAAAAACAAAGCATATTCAAAACGTCCTGTCAAATCCGAAAGTATCCGGAAGCGTTCATCTTGAGACCGATATCGTCGGAAAGATACAGGGTGTCCAGTTCGAGGGAGTGATGCTTACATGCGAAGATGAAGCAAAGAGTTATTTTAAAAGATTCCCCTATGCTTTGGCTATGAACCCGACTCTTTGGCGCATTGAGGTAGAGTATTTTAAGATGACCGATAATAATCTCGGATTCGGAAAAAAACTTATTTGGGAGAAGGCGCAGGCTTCTGTCTGA
- a CDS encoding ATP-binding cassette domain-containing protein — MSEKVLHVEDLTFGYGRDKLLYKDFSLSLHKGEIKAIVGESGAGKSTLFELILGNLKPHKGTITCLNVSQVFQDPYSSFHPSYKIIDQIKDVADIKEIQTYLDAMNLESSQLHKLSHELSGGQLQRASIIRALLMKPKLLLLDEPTSALDNVIQLDVMKMLLTQLSDMGMLLITHEIDLAAWCADEIIRIS, encoded by the coding sequence TTGAGTGAAAAAGTCCTGCATGTAGAAGATCTGACTTTCGGGTACGGCAGAGACAAGCTGCTGTATAAAGACTTTTCTCTGTCTCTGCACAAAGGAGAGATAAAAGCGATCGTAGGGGAGAGCGGAGCAGGCAAATCCACGCTTTTTGAGCTGATCCTCGGTAATCTAAAACCGCATAAGGGAACGATCACCTGTTTGAATGTTTCTCAAGTCTTTCAAGATCCATACAGCTCTTTTCATCCAAGCTACAAGATAATCGATCAGATAAAAGACGTAGCCGACATAAAAGAGATTCAGACCTATCTGGATGCGATGAACCTTGAATCTTCACAGCTGCATAAACTTTCTCATGAACTTTCCGGCGGACAGCTGCAGCGTGCTTCTATTATCAGAGCATTGCTGATGAAACCGAAACTTCTGCTCTTAGACGAACCGACATCCGCACTTGATAATGTGATCCAGCTTGACGTGATGAAGATGCTTTTGACCCAGCTTTCGGATATGGGGATGCTTCTTATCACTCATGAGATCGATCTTGCGGCATGGTGTGCCGATGAGATCATAAGGATCAGTTAG
- a CDS encoding glutamate-5-semialdehyde dehydrogenase: protein MENFLKEAKASSRVLNELSGADKNRILREMANSLRSNTMNIIEANALDMREADANDLSSALKDRLYLDEKRIEAMAVAVEEIAALKEPVGRILDGWVTEDGLKIEKVSIPIGVIGIIYESRPNVTSDTAALCFKSSNVCVLKGGKEAENSNVAIAEALRGVLAKNNLPRSMVSLLPDSSREGVAKLIKMDKYVDLIVPRGGEGLIRYVSDNATVAVVKHDKGQCHTYIDKDADIEDAIKIAINAKVQRPGVCNAMETLLVDKEIAKDTLPKLKEAFDAEGTSLKGCVSTQEIITVAQASDEDFDTEYLANILNIKVVEGVEGAIGHIVRFGSGHSEAIITQNVTTAEKFLNSIDAAAVYLNASTRFTDGGAFGFGAEVGISTNKLHARGPMGIEGLTTYKYKIYGSGQIR, encoded by the coding sequence ATGGAAAATTTTTTAAAAGAGGCAAAAGCATCAAGTCGGGTTCTAAACGAACTCAGCGGAGCGGATAAGAACAGGATACTGCGAGAGATGGCCAACTCTCTTCGTTCAAATACGATGAATATCATAGAAGCCAATGCTTTAGATATGAGAGAAGCCGATGCGAACGATCTTTCGTCCGCTTTAAAAGACAGACTTTATCTTGATGAAAAGCGCATAGAAGCGATGGCAGTCGCCGTTGAAGAGATAGCGGCATTGAAAGAACCCGTCGGGCGCATACTTGATGGCTGGGTGACGGAAGACGGACTGAAAATAGAAAAGGTTTCCATTCCTATCGGCGTTATAGGGATCATCTATGAATCTCGTCCGAACGTCACAAGCGATACCGCAGCCCTCTGTTTCAAAAGCTCCAATGTCTGTGTACTAAAGGGCGGAAAAGAAGCGGAAAACTCCAATGTCGCCATCGCTGAAGCACTAAGAGGAGTATTGGCTAAGAACAACCTGCCAAGATCCATGGTCTCTCTTCTGCCTGATTCTTCGCGCGAAGGTGTCGCAAAACTCATCAAGATGGACAAATATGTCGATCTGATCGTTCCCCGCGGCGGAGAAGGGCTTATCCGCTATGTAAGCGACAATGCCACCGTTGCCGTCGTCAAACATGACAAAGGGCAGTGTCATACCTATATCGACAAGGATGCGGATATAGAAGATGCGATCAAAATCGCAATCAATGCAAAAGTGCAGCGTCCGGGTGTTTGTAATGCCATGGAGACGCTTTTGGTCGATAAAGAGATAGCAAAAGACACGCTTCCTAAGCTCAAAGAGGCGTTCGATGCAGAAGGAACATCGCTTAAAGGCTGTGTTTCGACTCAGGAGATCATCACGGTCGCACAGGCAAGTGACGAGGATTTCGATACGGAGTATCTTGCCAATATCCTTAACATAAAAGTAGTCGAGGGAGTAGAAGGTGCGATCGGGCATATCGTAAGATTCGGTTCGGGGCATTCAGAAGCCATTATCACGCAAAATGTCACGACTGCCGAAAAGTTCTTAAACTCGATCGATGCGGCCGCGGTATATCTCAATGCGTCTACAAGGTTTACAGACGGCGGGGCATTCGGTTTTGGAGCAGAGGTCGGTATCAGTACGAACAAGCTTCATGCCCGCGGACCTATGGGCATAGAGGGACTTACGACATATAAATACAAAATATACGGAAGCGGTCAGATACGTTGA
- a CDS encoding bifunctional diguanylate cyclase/phosphodiesterase, producing the protein MKFKRKLYLYVSIGMAFMAVPLYLSIQSMKSTNKIIDFIVNEQFRLSELAYKLDNDIKINNSDVLTAIILNNQSTRDNLQDSFTNIKNDVDNVGRFLKNIDIEHDKLAEKIDIIRRRVVGYEAVNQSINEALNSNNTEDIEDALLGFSKINKKFSEDTNALLALVKNELQKDIHNLRATNADMKFRIFLSFSVSFLIIFFSIYKLIALNSKAKTQLKRAEDAEREQRYLKSELAKYNDDLEKEIEKKTEELHSKIYTSYLSGLPNRNQLLLDMQETDFIYMAILDIDKFQQFNDIYGEDTGNIALRMSADFINKYISKDGYRLYHITGDEFVIAVEKTNLSKIDFITAIEQLLEEYKHNEFRYEDEKFNLIMSAGLSFSGASKMLAYADMALKNAKKKNISLGIFEDDKKIEEEHIKIIECYNILLRSFENNTVISYFQPILPLKDKTKPKKYESLVRIMEEGRIMAPVTFIDVAKKHRLYQKLTQVVVENTLDVIQKYKIPCSINISVDDVISKATLEFIYKKLDSFEYNNLITIELLETEDFKDYEEVLEFCKKIRSYGAKIALDDFGSGYSNFSHALNLPIDYIKIDSSIISNIDRDKNSQIMVETIVDLAQKMKVETIAEFVSSVEILETVRSLGVDYAQGFYIGKPEPITYYIT; encoded by the coding sequence ATGAAGTTTAAAAGAAAACTCTATCTATACGTGTCCATCGGAATGGCTTTTATGGCTGTCCCTTTGTATCTCAGTATTCAAAGTATGAAGTCGACAAATAAGATCATCGATTTCATAGTAAACGAACAATTCAGACTCTCAGAACTTGCATACAAACTGGATAACGACATCAAGATAAACAATTCCGATGTCCTGACTGCCATTATATTGAACAATCAATCAACAAGAGACAATCTTCAAGACTCTTTTACAAATATAAAAAACGACGTGGACAACGTGGGCAGATTTTTAAAAAATATCGATATCGAGCATGACAAGCTGGCTGAAAAGATCGATATTATCAGACGCAGAGTGGTCGGTTATGAAGCGGTGAATCAATCCATCAACGAGGCGTTAAACAGCAATAACACAGAAGATATAGAAGACGCTTTGCTTGGATTTAGCAAGATAAACAAAAAGTTCAGCGAAGATACGAACGCTTTGCTAGCGCTGGTGAAAAATGAACTTCAAAAAGATATACATAATCTCAGAGCTACCAATGCCGATATGAAATTCAGGATATTTTTATCGTTCAGCGTTTCGTTCTTGATTATCTTCTTTTCCATATATAAGCTTATCGCATTGAATTCTAAAGCAAAGACACAGCTCAAACGTGCCGAAGACGCGGAAAGAGAACAGAGATATCTCAAAAGCGAACTCGCAAAGTATAACGACGATTTGGAAAAAGAGATCGAGAAAAAAACAGAGGAGCTTCACTCCAAGATATATACAAGCTATTTGAGTGGACTGCCCAATAGGAATCAGCTGCTTTTGGATATGCAGGAGACCGATTTTATATACATGGCAATACTCGATATCGATAAATTTCAACAGTTCAATGATATTTACGGTGAGGATACGGGAAATATAGCGCTGCGGATGAGTGCCGATTTTATAAATAAATATATATCAAAAGACGGCTACAGACTGTACCATATCACAGGAGACGAGTTTGTCATAGCTGTAGAAAAAACCAATCTTTCCAAGATCGATTTTATCACCGCGATCGAGCAGCTTCTTGAAGAGTATAAACATAATGAGTTTCGATACGAAGATGAAAAATTCAATCTCATCATGAGTGCCGGGCTCTCTTTTTCCGGTGCCTCGAAGATGCTCGCTTATGCCGATATGGCTTTAAAAAATGCCAAAAAGAAAAATATCTCTCTAGGGATATTTGAAGACGATAAAAAAATAGAAGAGGAGCATATCAAGATAATCGAGTGCTACAATATTCTTTTGAGATCTTTTGAGAACAATACGGTAATATCCTATTTTCAGCCGATACTGCCGCTTAAAGATAAAACAAAACCGAAAAAATATGAATCTCTCGTAAGAATTATGGAAGAGGGTAGGATCATGGCTCCTGTCACCTTTATCGATGTGGCCAAAAAGCACAGGCTTTACCAAAAGCTTACGCAGGTAGTGGTGGAAAATACACTGGATGTCATTCAAAAATATAAGATACCATGTTCCATAAATATTTCCGTCGATGACGTGATAAGCAAAGCCACTTTGGAGTTCATCTATAAAAAGCTTGATAGTTTTGAGTATAATAACCTCATAACTATCGAGCTTTTGGAGACCGAAGACTTTAAAGATTACGAAGAGGTCTTGGAGTTTTGTAAAAAGATCAGGTCATACGGTGCAAAAATAGCGTTGGACGATTTTGGGAGCGGATATTCCAACTTTTCGCATGCGCTTAATCTTCCTATCGACTACATCAAGATAGACTCTTCGATCATATCCAACATCGACAGAGACAAGAACTCCCAGATAATGGTCGAGACCATAGTGGACCTGGCGCAAAAGATGAAGGTGGAGACGATCGCGGAGTTTGTATCTTCGGTAGAGATACTCGAAACGGTAAGATCGCTCGGGGTAGATTATGCCCAAGGTTTTTACATAGGAAAGCCGGAGCCGATCACGTATTATATAACATAG
- the crcB gene encoding fluoride efflux transporter CrcB gives MSWQTILAIGSGGFIGAVLRSYLNGVISHRVPHDLPFGTLGVNLIGSFIMGVLVAYFMYTAFFSLHIKSFLSTGILGALTTYSTFAIESFMLIERGSLTLAFLNMGLNVFGTVLMAGGGFYTAKYFIDAAN, from the coding sequence ATGAGTTGGCAAACAATACTGGCAATAGGTAGCGGAGGTTTTATAGGAGCTGTCCTGCGATCATACTTAAACGGAGTGATCTCTCACAGAGTGCCGCATGACCTTCCTTTTGGGACGCTGGGCGTAAACCTCATAGGAAGCTTCATCATGGGTGTGCTTGTGGCATATTTCATGTACACTGCATTTTTCTCTCTGCATATAAAGAGTTTTCTCTCCACGGGTATACTCGGAGCACTTACCACCTACTCCACTTTCGCGATCGAAAGCTTTATGCTTATTGAAAGGGGAAGCCTGACTCTTGCATTCCTCAATATGGGATTAAACGTTTTTGGAACCGTCCTTATGGCAGGCGGCGGGTTTTATACCGCAAAATACTTTATCGACGCGGCTAACTGA
- a CDS encoding dUTP diphosphatase — protein sequence MDKILMMLQLQQQLNDSTNGENWTEGITKNGKEINWKRCIYMECAEMIDSFSWKHWKNISQDPDWDNLKIEVVDVWHFIMSLAIEEYAKNMRGQLEDLAAQIAELPAYETVQRENSSFASQSEIIEKVELLMIDALSRKSPDISNMVNHFFELVTMSGLDITSLYRLYVGKNILNQFRQDHGYKEGSYIKIWNGSEDNVIMKRIWEENGDIKPELLYKKLKEVYDTLV from the coding sequence ATGGACAAGATATTGATGATGTTACAGCTGCAGCAGCAGTTAAATGATTCGACAAACGGTGAAAACTGGACAGAGGGCATCACGAAAAACGGCAAAGAGATAAACTGGAAGAGATGTATATACATGGAGTGTGCCGAGATGATAGACAGCTTTTCATGGAAACATTGGAAGAACATATCGCAAGATCCCGACTGGGACAACTTGAAGATAGAAGTCGTCGACGTGTGGCATTTTATTATGAGTCTTGCCATTGAGGAGTATGCCAAAAACATGCGCGGTCAGTTAGAGGATCTAGCAGCACAGATCGCGGAACTTCCGGCGTATGAAACGGTACAAAGAGAGAACTCTTCATTTGCTTCGCAGAGTGAAATAATAGAAAAGGTCGAACTTTTGATGATCGACGCGCTCAGCCGCAAAAGCCCGGACATCTCGAATATGGTAAACCATTTCTTCGAACTCGTCACTATGAGCGGACTTGATATCACGAGTCTGTATCGACTGTATGTAGGGAAAAATATATTGAACCAGTTTCGTCAGGATCACGGCTACAAAGAGGGATCGTATATCAAGATTTGGAACGGGTCGGAAGATAATGTTATAATGAAACGTATCTGGGAAGAGAACGGCGATATAAAACCTGAACTTTTATACAAAAAACTAAAAGAGGTCTACGACACTTTGGTCTAA